A genomic segment from Necator americanus strain Aroian chromosome III, whole genome shotgun sequence encodes:
- a CDS encoding hypothetical protein (NECATOR_CHRIII.G10842.T1) has protein sequence MIVRAPDGNTSSVAKTPRKALTVLATRLPHHVLSQIFQYLQLSDLRSCTLVCRHWCNVLNFEDSTVWRALAQRKVSESALADPYLLGELNSYKKKLRAFYYAWNPNDVSKNNYVRANGFTVHRQPVAQSTDGVRGKIGVSQGVHAFDVTWEGPLGTVAVVGVATSSHFGHAALHCPGYLPLLGSDDQSWGWNLVDNTLIHNGDQLGVYPRMNNPPKYQVGERVRLILDCDRHIVYFERGGSEFLGLAFTDLPPVKLFPAICAVYGNTEVSMVYLGPPVVG, from the exons ATGATTGTGCGAGCGCCCGATGGAAACACCAGTTCAGTGGCTAAAACACCCAGAAAAGCACTCACAG tacTTGCGACACGTTTGCCACATCATGTACTTTCGCAGATATTTCAGTATCTTCAGCTATCTGATCTGCGTAGTTGTACCCTGGTGTGTCGCCACTGGTGCAATGTGCTTAATTTTGAG GACAGTACTGTTTGGCGGGCTCTTGCTCAAAGGAAGGTGTCTGAGTCTGCGTTAGCTGATCCCTATCTGCTTGGCGAGCTCAATTcgtataaaaagaaattaagggCATTCTATTATGCATGGAATCCCAACGATGTGTCGAA aaacaACTATGTCCGGGCAAATGGTTTCACTGTTCATCGTCAACCGGTGGCTCAGAGTACTGATGGAGTACGTGGGAAG attgGCGTATCACAAGGAGTCCACGCTTTCGATGTTACTTGGGAAGGTCCACTAGGAACAGTGGCAGTGGTTGGAGTTGCCACGAg TTCTCACTTTGGGCATGCCGCTCTTCATTGCCCTGGCTATTTACCTCTGCTCGGAAGTGATGATCAAAGTTGGGGATGGAACCTTGTTGATAATACTCTCATTCACAATGGAGATCAACTAGGAGTTTATCCGCGAATGAACAATCCACCGAAATATCAG gtcggAGAGAGAGTGCGGTTGATACTGGATTGTGACCGACACATAGTCTACTTTGAACGTGGGGGCTCTGAATTTCTCGGACTTGCATTCACCGATTTACCACCTGTTAAACTTTTTCCTGCTATATGTGCTGTATATGGAAATACAGAGGTCTCCATGGTATATTTAGGCCCACCTGTGGTGGGCTGA
- a CDS encoding hypothetical protein (NECATOR_CHRIII.G10841.T1), which translates to MLLRVAVSHVLCSTAETSSSLLLAHKPSINFLQFRGRRRTLTPAPWLPPVTESSHEDFLDDRNRALLREVVAAEKNFAINSTAASSLQCEAKITEIEPPIRRVGLLARKIGMLPQWTTDGDRILCTLLEVCENHVVSTVSPVDWYRRSIVGKRKSFNREGPLWKVTVGAVNVDSNSFTRAYRGQFSRACVPVKKHLGSFLVSEEVLPTVGTSLDVRHFTVGQYVTASGKSIDWGFQGGMHRWGMRGQPALNTTKSHRRIGSIGSTGDARVWPGKRMPGHMGYEWVTVSGLEVVRMNIDRQVIYVKGSVPGDIGNILLLKDCLQPEKKLKMGPVPTWLPSLDAGMENCEGEGIEEKLLRDREIFSSKLFNFSSPTIMFSDDDARKALGRDKTKAKIAKVKK; encoded by the exons ATGCTATTACGTGTAGCAGTCAGCCATGTTCTATGTTCGACAGCGGAAACATCATCGAGTCTGCTCCTTGCACATAAACCTTCAATAAACTTTCTTCAATTCCGCGGACGACGTCGGACACTAACTCCTGCACCTTGG CTACCACCGGTTACTGAGTCAAGTCATGAAGACTTTCTAGATGATAGAAACCG AGCACTACTTCGTGAAGTTGTTGCTGCTGAGAAGAACTTTGCTATCAATTCAACAGCTGCAAGTTCACTGCAATGTGAAGCTAAGATAACTGAGATAGAACCGCCCATTAGAAGAGTTG GGTTACTAGCGCGAAAGATAGGAATGTTGCCACAATGGACAACTGATGGTGATCGAATCTTATGCACACTTCTGGAAGTTTGTGAG AATCATGTCGTAAGTACCGTTTCTCCTGTTGATTGGTATCGTAGAAGTATCGTAGGAAAACGGAAATCTTTCAATAGAGAAGGACCATTGTGGAAG GTTACTGTTGGAGCGGTTAATGTTGACTCAAACAGCTTCACTCGAGCTTACCGTGGTCAATTTTCGCGTGCTTGCGTTCCTGTAAAGAAGCATCTTGGATCTTTCTTG GTTTCTGAAGAAGTGCTCCCTACCGTCGGAACAAGTTTAGATGTACGACACTTCACTGTTGGGCAGTACGTCACAGCCTCAGGAAAGTCAATCGACTGGGGATTTCAAGGTGGTATGCATCGATGGGGAATGAGAGGCCAACCAGCTCTGAA CACAACTAAATCACATCGTCGCATTGGATCTATAGGATCAACTGGTGATGCTCGAGTATGGCCGGGTAAACGAATGCCCGGGCATATGGGCTATGAGTGGGTAACTGTGAGCGGGCTAGAG GTTGTTCGTATGAACATTGACAGGCAGGTTATTTACGTTAAGGGAAGTGTTCCTGGAGATATTGGAAATATATTGCTGTTGAAAGATTGTTTACAACCAGAGAAAAAGCTTAAG ATGGGTCCTGTCCCAACATGGCTGCCTTCTTTAGACGCAGGTATGGAAAATTGCGAGGGTGAAGGTATTGAAGAGAAATTGTTACGAgatagagaaatattttcttcgaaGCTGTTCAA TTTTTCATCACCAACGATAATGTTTTCCGACGATGATGCTAGGAAAGCTCTTGGAAGAGACAAGACTAAGGCTAAGATTGCAAAGgtcaaaaaataa